A stretch of Stenotrophomonas indicatrix DNA encodes these proteins:
- a CDS encoding alpha-amylase family glycosyl hydrolase, protein MRGALSAAVSLVLFAGHASAAPRPAYVGTTEPFASDAVYFVVTDRFVNGDPSNDHRDQGGKHRNFDIPVPCPDKVDGNIGYLGGDFRGVLDNADYIRNLGFGAVWITPIVDNPDEAFTGSKPISCTSTLTDRGKTGYHGYWGINFYTLDEHLPSRDLDFAGLTKGLHGAGLKVVLDIVGNHGSPAWTMPKRQPQFGQIFDKDGRLIADHQNLPPQKLDPKHNPLHAFYNNIGPVDSKDGSIFDGNLAELSDFNQANPAVMDYLVGAYLQWTAQGVDALRIDTIGWLPHPWWHEFVNRIRAQHPGMFMFGEAFDYNAASIAEHTWPANANVSVLDFPLRGALEQAFGSAGKGFETLAEPLHLTGGPYANPYELMSFYDNHDMPRLQASDSGFIDAHNWLFTARGIPVVYYGSETGFMRGRAEHAGNRAYFGQPRVDAAPQSPIFAPLQRIAKLRESTPALQRGLQVNERLQGDEAVFFRVLQHGDVAQTALVLLNKGDATKTFSVDRYLQPGLWRDALDGGQVTVKGSLKAEVPAHGVKVFVLDADVQQPALQAELDKAMADQLARDQRLKR, encoded by the coding sequence ATGCGTGGTGCCCTGTCTGCTGCTGTATCCCTTGTGCTGTTCGCTGGCCATGCTTCGGCTGCGCCACGCCCGGCCTATGTTGGTACCACCGAGCCGTTCGCCAGTGACGCGGTGTACTTCGTGGTCACCGACCGCTTCGTCAACGGCGATCCGTCCAACGACCATCGCGACCAGGGCGGCAAGCACCGTAACTTCGATATTCCGGTGCCATGCCCGGACAAGGTGGACGGCAACATCGGCTATCTCGGTGGCGATTTCCGTGGTGTGCTCGACAATGCCGACTACATCCGCAACCTCGGTTTCGGCGCGGTGTGGATCACCCCCATCGTCGACAACCCGGACGAAGCCTTCACCGGCAGCAAGCCGATCAGCTGTACCAGCACCCTGACCGACCGTGGCAAGACCGGCTATCACGGCTACTGGGGCATCAACTTCTACACGCTGGACGAGCACCTGCCGAGCAGGGACCTGGATTTTGCCGGGTTGACCAAGGGCCTGCACGGCGCCGGCCTGAAGGTGGTGCTGGACATCGTCGGCAACCATGGATCGCCGGCCTGGACCATGCCCAAGCGGCAGCCGCAGTTCGGCCAGATCTTCGACAAGGACGGCAGGTTGATTGCCGACCACCAGAACCTGCCGCCACAGAAGCTGGACCCGAAACACAATCCGCTGCACGCGTTCTACAACAACATCGGTCCGGTCGACAGCAAGGACGGCTCGATCTTCGATGGCAACCTGGCCGAGCTGAGCGACTTCAACCAGGCCAACCCGGCAGTGATGGACTACCTGGTGGGGGCGTACCTGCAGTGGACCGCGCAAGGTGTGGATGCGCTGCGCATCGATACCATCGGCTGGCTGCCGCATCCGTGGTGGCACGAGTTCGTCAACCGTATCCGCGCGCAGCACCCGGGCATGTTCATGTTCGGCGAAGCGTTCGACTACAACGCGGCCAGCATCGCCGAACACACCTGGCCGGCCAACGCCAATGTCAGCGTGCTCGACTTCCCGCTGCGCGGCGCGCTGGAGCAGGCCTTCGGCAGCGCCGGCAAGGGCTTTGAAACGCTGGCTGAGCCGCTGCACCTGACCGGTGGCCCGTACGCCAACCCGTACGAGCTGATGAGTTTCTACGACAACCACGACATGCCGCGCCTGCAGGCCAGCGACAGCGGCTTCATCGACGCGCACAACTGGTTGTTCACCGCGCGCGGCATTCCGGTGGTCTATTACGGATCGGAAACCGGCTTCATGCGCGGCCGTGCGGAGCACGCCGGCAACCGTGCCTACTTCGGCCAGCCGCGGGTGGATGCAGCCCCGCAGAGCCCGATCTTCGCCCCGCTGCAGCGCATCGCCAAGCTGCGCGAGAGTACGCCGGCGTTGCAGCGCGGCCTGCAGGTGAACGAACGTCTGCAGGGCGATGAAGCGGTGTTCTTCCGTGTGCTGCAGCATGGCGACGTGGCGCAGACCGCGCTGGTGCTGCTGAACAAGGGCGATGCCACGAAGACCTTCAGCGTGGACCGCTACCTGCAGCCCGGCCTCTGGCGCGACGCGCTGGACGGTGGTCAGGTGACGGTGAAGGGCAGCCTGAAGGCGGAGGTGCCGGCGCACGGGGTGAAGGTGTTTGTGCTGGATGCGGACGTGCAGCAGCCGGCCCTGCAGGCCGAACTGGACAAGGCCATGGCAGACCAGCTGGCGCGCGACCAGCGACTGAAGCGCTGA
- a CDS encoding GNAT family N-acetyltransferase, which produces MEFRMLAPAAPAAPECEQLAQWYHAQWGKDAGFTLEDERLRLRKPKDAQGFPHLLAAIDDGQVVGAVQLKRGEMPGFPEYEHWLGSVYVADSQRGRGLASTLVEHAVKQARSMGISQLYLQTESLDGGLYARLGWKPVVESDTRGFPVLVMVRGLSA; this is translated from the coding sequence ATGGAGTTCAGGATGCTGGCGCCGGCAGCGCCGGCAGCGCCGGAGTGCGAGCAGCTGGCGCAGTGGTATCACGCGCAGTGGGGAAAGGATGCAGGCTTCACTCTGGAAGATGAGCGTCTGCGGCTGCGCAAGCCCAAGGACGCGCAGGGATTCCCGCATCTGCTGGCGGCAATCGACGATGGGCAGGTGGTCGGTGCCGTGCAGCTCAAGCGCGGTGAGATGCCCGGTTTTCCCGAGTATGAGCACTGGCTGGGAAGCGTGTATGTGGCCGACAGCCAACGCGGGCGAGGGTTGGCCAGCACGCTTGTCGAACACGCAGTGAAGCAGGCCCGGTCGATGGGCATATCGCAGCTCTACCTGCAGACCGAGTCGCTGGACGGTGGTCTGTATGCGCGATTGGGGTGGAAGCCCGTTGTCGAGTCCGACACGCGTGGCTTCCCGGTGCTGGTGATGGTCCGCGGGTTGAGCGCATGA
- a CDS encoding M1 family aminopeptidase encodes MILTFFRFELREQLRSPLLWLLAFLFAALAFAAASSEAVQIGGGVNNVHSNAPIVIARFMGIFTMMGMLVSTLFISNALLRDFELGTSELIFASPIKRRDYLAGRILAAICASLVVYLIIALGIFLGPFMPWMDKARVGPVSLASYAWTFTWIVLPNVLFTTALLSLLAALTRSILWVYIGLVGYFVLYGVSASLLSDIDNVWVATLTEPLGMRALGRTVRYWAAEQSNTRLPEVAGYLLANRALWLGVAAVLFAATFALFRTERTGSGRRRWGRRQAVASADAPRPAAITAPRVRPRFSAATGWHQFVRQVRFDTLGVLRGVPFIVLLVLGLANFIPAALHQSAVYGTPIWPVTTEMLSALQGAYSWLLVIIVLFYSGELVWKERAVRLNEVNDAMPVPNWVPLLARLTTLVVIVACFQAIGAVVSMAMQLVQGYTHLEPLLYLKVLALGSVFYVLMGGMALVLQVLTNNKFFGYALLIVVMIAQVALGLLDYTQNLYNFGNWPNAPYSDMNGYGHFLPGQLVFQAYWGLLLAALLFLASAFWVRGVGASARDRLKLAARRLRGPTGAGFAVSLLGFVALGGWLYWSTNIRNEFLSPDQQRDLQVRYERELSKYRNLPQPRIIAVDNRVDLHPETQSMVIDADWTVRNTHAAPISDIHIAMGDDRNLVKVDLGGQTLAFHDVDLGYRIYRLATPLQPGEQRQVHFRVEQRPKGITAGQAPSNIVDNGTFFNSTLLPSFGYDPRGELEDRNERRKRGLGEPTRMPKLEDEAARANTYISDDADWLDFRTTICTAPDQVALAPGYLQHETTVNGRRCFSYAMDRPMLNFYAYLSARWQVKKAMYKDIPIEVYFDPAHAYNVDRMIEAVQKSLAYYEANFTPYQHRQVRIIEFPGYQSFAQSFANTIPYSESIGFIADLRDPDKVDYVFYVTAHEIAHQWWAHQVIGANVQGATVLSESLSQYSALMVMEKEYGRAHMRQFLKTELDRYLAGRGGERIEELPLERVENQQYIHYRKGSLVFYRLREEIGEQALNRALQRFLQDKGYQQPPYTTSRELLDYLRAETPADRQQLLSDLFEKITLYDNRLETASARKRTDGRYDVTLKLHAAKVHADGQGKETPAALDDWVEIGVFANGPSGKERDQKVLYLQRHHITTAAPTITVTVDAKPDEAGFDPYNKLIDRVSEDNRRKVTM; translated from the coding sequence ATGATCCTCACCTTCTTCCGCTTCGAGCTGCGCGAGCAGCTGCGTTCGCCGCTGCTGTGGCTGCTGGCGTTCCTGTTCGCCGCGCTGGCCTTCGCCGCCGCCTCCTCCGAAGCCGTACAGATCGGCGGCGGCGTCAACAACGTGCACAGCAATGCGCCGATCGTCATCGCGCGCTTCATGGGCATCTTCACCATGATGGGCATGCTGGTGTCCACGCTGTTCATCAGCAATGCACTGCTGCGCGACTTCGAGCTGGGCACCTCGGAGCTGATCTTCGCAAGCCCGATCAAGCGCCGCGACTACCTGGCCGGACGCATCCTGGCAGCGATCTGCGCCAGCCTGGTGGTCTACCTGATCATCGCGCTGGGCATCTTCCTGGGGCCGTTCATGCCCTGGATGGACAAGGCCCGCGTCGGCCCGGTTTCGCTGGCCAGCTATGCCTGGACCTTCACTTGGATCGTGCTGCCCAACGTGTTGTTCACCACCGCCCTGCTGTCGCTGCTGGCGGCGCTGACGCGCTCGATCCTGTGGGTCTACATCGGCCTGGTCGGCTACTTCGTGCTGTATGGCGTGAGTGCCTCGCTGCTGAGCGATATCGACAACGTCTGGGTCGCCACGCTGACCGAGCCACTGGGCATGCGCGCGCTCGGCCGCACGGTCCGCTACTGGGCCGCCGAGCAGAGCAACACCCGCCTGCCCGAGGTGGCGGGCTACCTGCTGGCCAACCGTGCCCTGTGGCTGGGGGTGGCCGCCGTCTTGTTCGCCGCCACCTTCGCTCTGTTCCGCACCGAGCGTACCGGCAGTGGGCGCAGGCGTTGGGGCCGTCGCCAGGCCGTGGCCAGCGCCGATGCGCCGCGACCGGCGGCGATCACCGCGCCGCGCGTGCGCCCCCGCTTCAGCGCGGCAACCGGCTGGCACCAGTTCGTGCGCCAGGTGCGCTTTGACACCCTCGGCGTCCTGCGCGGGGTGCCGTTCATCGTGCTGCTGGTGCTGGGCCTGGCAAACTTCATCCCCGCCGCCCTGCACCAGAGCGCGGTCTATGGCACGCCGATCTGGCCGGTCACCACCGAAATGCTGTCGGCCCTGCAGGGCGCCTACAGCTGGCTGCTGGTGATCATCGTGCTGTTCTATTCCGGCGAACTGGTCTGGAAGGAGCGCGCGGTCCGCTTGAACGAAGTCAACGACGCCATGCCCGTACCCAACTGGGTACCGCTGCTGGCCCGGCTGACCACCCTGGTGGTGATCGTCGCCTGCTTCCAGGCCATCGGTGCGGTGGTGTCGATGGCCATGCAGCTGGTGCAGGGCTACACCCACCTGGAGCCGCTGCTGTACCTGAAGGTGCTGGCCCTCGGTTCGGTGTTCTATGTGCTGATGGGCGGCATGGCGCTGGTCCTGCAGGTCCTGACCAACAACAAGTTCTTCGGCTACGCGCTGTTGATCGTGGTGATGATCGCGCAGGTCGCGCTGGGCCTGCTGGACTACACACAGAACCTGTACAACTTCGGCAACTGGCCCAACGCCCCGTACTCGGACATGAACGGATACGGCCACTTCCTGCCTGGGCAGCTGGTCTTCCAGGCCTATTGGGGCCTGCTGCTGGCCGCGCTGCTGTTCCTTGCCTCCGCGTTCTGGGTGCGCGGCGTCGGCGCCAGTGCGCGTGACCGGTTGAAGCTGGCGGCACGCCGCCTGCGCGGTCCTACCGGCGCGGGCTTTGCCGTATCCCTGCTCGGCTTTGTCGCGCTCGGCGGATGGTTGTACTGGAGCACCAACATCCGCAATGAATTCCTGTCTCCCGACCAGCAGCGCGACCTGCAGGTGCGCTACGAGCGCGAGCTGTCCAAGTACAGGAACCTGCCGCAACCGCGCATCATCGCCGTCGACAACCGCGTGGACCTGCATCCGGAAACCCAGTCGATGGTCATCGATGCCGACTGGACGGTGCGCAACACCCACGCTGCCCCGATCAGTGACATCCACATCGCGATGGGCGATGACCGCAATCTGGTCAAGGTCGACCTGGGCGGGCAGACCCTGGCCTTCCATGATGTCGACCTGGGTTACCGCATCTACCGCCTGGCCACGCCATTGCAACCCGGCGAGCAGCGCCAGGTGCATTTCCGCGTCGAACAACGACCCAAGGGCATCACCGCCGGCCAGGCACCCAGCAACATCGTGGACAACGGCACGTTCTTCAACAGCACCCTGCTGCCGTCATTCGGCTACGACCCGCGCGGCGAGCTGGAGGACCGCAACGAACGGCGCAAGCGCGGGCTGGGTGAGCCGACCCGCATGCCGAAGCTGGAGGATGAAGCAGCACGTGCCAACACCTACATCTCCGACGACGCCGACTGGCTGGACTTCCGTACCACCATCTGCACCGCACCGGACCAGGTCGCGCTGGCCCCGGGCTACCTGCAGCACGAGACCACCGTGAACGGCCGCCGCTGCTTCAGCTATGCGATGGACCGGCCCATGCTCAACTTCTACGCCTATCTGTCGGCGCGCTGGCAGGTGAAGAAGGCCATGTACAAGGACATTCCGATCGAGGTGTACTTCGACCCGGCCCATGCCTACAACGTGGACCGCATGATCGAAGCGGTGCAGAAGTCGCTGGCCTACTACGAGGCGAACTTCACGCCCTACCAGCACCGCCAGGTGCGCATCATCGAGTTCCCGGGCTACCAGAGCTTTGCCCAGTCCTTCGCCAACACCATCCCCTACTCCGAGTCGATCGGCTTCATCGCCGACCTGCGTGACCCGGACAAGGTGGACTACGTGTTCTACGTCACCGCGCATGAGATCGCACACCAGTGGTGGGCGCACCAGGTGATCGGTGCCAACGTGCAGGGCGCCACGGTACTGTCCGAATCGCTGTCGCAGTATTCGGCGCTGATGGTGATGGAAAAGGAGTACGGCCGCGCGCACATGCGCCAGTTCCTGAAGACCGAACTGGACCGCTACCTGGCCGGCCGGGGCGGCGAGCGCATCGAGGAACTGCCGCTGGAACGGGTGGAGAACCAGCAGTACATCCACTATCGCAAGGGTTCGCTGGTGTTCTACCGCCTGCGTGAGGAAATCGGCGAACAGGCGCTGAACCGCGCCCTGCAGCGCTTCCTGCAGGACAAGGGCTACCAGCAGCCGCCGTACACCACCTCGCGGGAGCTGCTGGACTACCTGCGTGCGGAGACCCCGGCCGACCGCCAGCAGCTGCTGAGCGATCTGTTCGAGAAGATCACGCTGTACGACAACCGGCTGGAGACCGCCAGCGCGCGCAAGCGTACCGATGGCCGCTACGACGTCACCCTGAAGCTGCACGCCGCCAAGGTCCATGCCGATGGCCAGGGCAAGGAAACGCCGGCCGCGCTGGACGACTGGGTCGAGATCGGCGTGTTCGCCAACGGTCCCTCGGGCAAGGAACGCGACCAGAAGGTGCTGTACCTGCAGCGCCATCACATTACCACGGCAGCGCCGACGATCACGGTGACGGTGGATGCCAAGCCGGACGAGGCCGGTTTCGATCCGTACAACAAGCTGATCGACCGGGTGAGCGAAGACAACCGGCGCAAGGTGACGATGTGA
- a CDS encoding ABC transporter ATP-binding protein, whose amino-acid sequence MLKIDSLSKTYANGVHALNGVTLDIPRGMFGLLGPNGAGKSSLMRTLATLQEADSGSATLSIPGEAPIDVLRDKDAVRRRLGYLPQDFGVYPKVSALDLLEHFAVLKGLTQRGQRREVVDGLLQQVNLWDARKRKLGTYSGGMRQRFGIAQALLGDPRLVIVDEPTAGLDPEERNRFLNLLAAIGENVAVILSTHIVEDVTDLCPTMAIMNKGQVLLTGRPTDAIEALQQQVWRKQVEPSELADHEARYTVLSSRLVGGRPVIHVHSASDPGDGFTAVAPDLEDVYFQRLRLQARARAA is encoded by the coding sequence ATGCTGAAGATCGATTCGCTGTCCAAGACGTACGCCAACGGCGTACACGCGTTGAACGGGGTCACACTGGATATTCCCCGCGGCATGTTTGGCCTGCTCGGGCCCAACGGCGCGGGGAAATCCTCGCTGATGCGCACGCTGGCCACCCTGCAGGAAGCCGACAGCGGCAGTGCCACCCTGAGCATTCCGGGTGAAGCGCCGATCGACGTGCTGCGCGACAAGGATGCCGTGCGCCGCCGGCTGGGCTACCTGCCGCAGGATTTCGGGGTGTACCCGAAGGTCAGCGCACTGGACCTGCTGGAGCACTTTGCCGTACTGAAGGGCTTGACCCAGCGCGGTCAGCGCCGCGAGGTGGTCGATGGCCTGCTGCAGCAGGTGAACCTGTGGGATGCGCGCAAGCGCAAGCTGGGCACCTACTCCGGCGGCATGCGCCAGCGCTTCGGTATCGCCCAGGCGCTGTTGGGCGACCCGCGCCTGGTGATCGTCGACGAACCCACCGCCGGCCTTGATCCGGAAGAGCGCAACCGCTTCCTCAACCTGCTGGCGGCCATCGGCGAGAACGTGGCGGTGATCCTGTCCACCCACATCGTCGAGGACGTGACCGACCTGTGCCCCACCATGGCGATCATGAACAAGGGCCAGGTGCTGCTGACCGGTCGCCCCACCGATGCGATCGAGGCGTTGCAGCAGCAGGTCTGGCGCAAGCAGGTGGAGCCTTCCGAACTGGCCGACCACGAGGCGCGCTACACGGTGCTGTCCTCGCGCCTGGTGGGCGGCCGCCCGGTGATCCACGTGCACAGCGCCAGCGACCCCGGTGATGGCTTCACTGCAGTGGCCCCCGATCTCGAGGATGTGTACTTCCAGCGCCTGCGCCTGCAGGCGCGTGCCCGTGCAGCCTGA
- a CDS encoding SseB family protein, with product MTDLAPQTPIETLLKAAMDGTVPIRAFMEAFVASQVVLLTGSLVTPDGSGFDPLLFDKQGTLHVAVFTDPARVGIYSQQAEHQVRWLMLDVLRRVPGGYGVVINPGTTLGFEISPSGVGEILKDFSQG from the coding sequence ATGACCGACCTTGCCCCGCAGACTCCCATCGAAACCCTGCTCAAGGCCGCGATGGACGGAACAGTGCCGATCCGGGCATTCATGGAGGCCTTCGTTGCTTCCCAGGTGGTGCTGCTGACGGGCAGCCTGGTCACGCCCGATGGGAGTGGCTTCGATCCGCTGCTGTTCGACAAGCAGGGCACCCTGCACGTGGCCGTGTTCACCGATCCGGCGCGGGTGGGCATCTACAGCCAGCAGGCCGAGCATCAGGTCCGCTGGCTGATGCTGGACGTGCTGCGCCGCGTGCCGGGCGGCTACGGCGTGGTGATCAACCCGGGCACTACGCTGGGCTTCGAGATCTCGCCCAGCGGCGTCGGTGAGATCCTGAAGGACTTCTCGCAGGGCTGA